From a single Kingella potus genomic region:
- a CDS encoding succinate dehydrogenase iron-sulfur subunit has product MEKIRLSVYRYNPDVDEKPYMKDYELEIEPSDVKLLDAIVKLKAQDDTLSFRRSCREGICGSDGMNINGKNGLACLTDIRSLKQPIVLRPLPGLPVVRDLIVDMTQFFKQYHSIKPYVVNDTPADPNQERLQTQEERKELDGLYECILCACCSTSCPSFWWNPDKFVGPSGLLNAYRFIADSRDTITNERLDNLNDPYRLFRCHTIMNCVDACPKHLNPTRAIGKIKEIMLKRAV; this is encoded by the coding sequence ATGGAAAAAATCCGTTTGAGCGTGTACCGCTATAATCCTGATGTGGATGAGAAGCCGTACATGAAAGACTACGAATTGGAAATCGAGCCAAGCGATGTGAAACTGCTGGATGCCATTGTGAAGCTGAAAGCGCAGGACGATACTTTGTCTTTCCGCCGTTCATGCCGCGAAGGGATTTGCGGATCGGACGGTATGAACATTAACGGCAAAAACGGTTTGGCCTGCCTGACTGATATCCGCAGCTTGAAACAGCCAATCGTATTGCGTCCGCTGCCCGGGCTGCCGGTTGTCAGGGATCTGATTGTCGATATGACGCAGTTTTTCAAACAGTATCATTCAATCAAGCCCTATGTAGTCAATGACACGCCGGCAGATCCCAATCAGGAACGCCTGCAAACTCAGGAAGAACGCAAAGAGCTGGACGGGTTGTATGAGTGTATTTTGTGCGCTTGCTGCTCTACGTCCTGTCCGTCGTTTTGGTGGAATCCCGACAAATTTGTCGGCCCGTCCGGTCTCTTAAATGCCTACCGTTTTATTGCAGACAGCCGCGATACCATAACCAACGAACGTTTGGACAATTTGAACGATCCTTACCGTTTGTTCCGTTGCCACACAATCATGAACTGTGTTGATGCGTGTCCTAAGCATTTGAATCCGACGCGTGCTATCGGTAAGATAAAGGAAATTATGCTGAAACGGGCTGTATAA
- the sdhD gene encoding succinate dehydrogenase, hydrophobic membrane anchor protein, with product MVDRKLTGAHYGLRDWAAQRITAVIMLIYAVVFLLFLIGMAGAEDYSQWQAFFGKTWVKVFTQTTLFALLLHAWVGIRDLWMDYVKSFGLRLTLHCATIVWLVMCAVYSFKVIW from the coding sequence ATGGTAGACCGCAAACTAACGGGAGCGCACTATGGTCTGCGTGATTGGGCGGCGCAGCGCATTACCGCCGTTATTATGCTTATTTATGCGGTAGTGTTTCTCCTGTTTCTGATCGGTATGGCGGGAGCGGAGGATTATTCCCAATGGCAGGCTTTTTTCGGAAAAACATGGGTAAAAGTCTTTACTCAAACCACTCTGTTTGCGTTGCTACTTCATGCGTGGGTAGGTATCCGCGATCTGTGGATGGACTATGTCAAGTCTTTCGGCCTGCGCCTGACCCTGCACTGCGCCACTATTGTCTGGCTGGTAATGTGTGCGGTTTATTCGTTTAAAGTCATTTGGTAA
- the sdhA gene encoding succinate dehydrogenase flavoprotein subunit — translation MSFPIRKFDAVIVGGGGAGLRAALQLSKAGLNTAVLSKVFPTRSHTVAAQGGISASLGNVQEDRWDWHMYDTVKGSDWLGDQDAIEFMCRAAPEAVIELEHMGMPFDRVESGKIYQRPFGGHTAEHGKRAVERACAVADRTGHAMLHTLYQQNVRANTQFFVEWTALDLIRNEDGDVLGVTVMEMETGDVYIFHAKAVLFATGGAGRIYASSTNAFMNTGDGLGICARAGIPLEDMEFWQFHPTGVAGAGVLITEGVRGEGGILLNAQGERFMERYAPTVKDLASRDVVSRAMAMEIYEGRGCGKNKDHVLLKIDHIGAEKIMEKLPGIREISIQFAGIDPIKDPIPVVPTTHYMMGGIPTNYHGEVVVPKGNNLEEPVKGLYAAGECACASVHGANRLGTNSLLDLVVFGKSAGDSMIAYVQEQSDWKPLPEDAGEFTKRRLDRLNNQTDGEKVDALRGELQRTVQLHAGVFRTDAILKDGVEKVLKLYERSKNTEIGDKSMVWNTARIEALELDNLMEVAKATMIAAEARKESRGAHASDDHPDRDDENWMKHSLFYTEDDRLAYKPVHTKPLTVEYIKPAKRVY, via the coding sequence ATGAGCTTTCCTATTCGAAAATTTGATGCCGTTATTGTCGGCGGCGGCGGTGCGGGTTTGCGTGCCGCTTTGCAACTTTCCAAAGCAGGCCTGAATACTGCCGTGCTGTCCAAAGTATTTCCAACGCGTTCCCATACTGTCGCCGCGCAGGGAGGTATTTCCGCTTCGCTTGGTAATGTGCAGGAAGACCGCTGGGATTGGCATATGTACGATACCGTAAAGGGTTCGGACTGGCTGGGCGATCAGGACGCGATTGAGTTTATGTGCCGTGCAGCCCCCGAAGCTGTAATCGAGCTGGAACATATGGGTATGCCGTTTGACCGTGTCGAGAGCGGCAAAATCTATCAGCGGCCGTTTGGCGGACATACGGCGGAACACGGCAAACGTGCGGTTGAGCGTGCTTGCGCGGTGGCCGACCGTACCGGTCATGCTATGCTGCATACGCTGTACCAACAGAATGTCCGCGCTAATACTCAGTTTTTTGTCGAGTGGACGGCGTTGGATTTAATCCGTAATGAAGATGGCGATGTGTTGGGCGTTACTGTGATGGAAATGGAAACAGGCGATGTTTATATTTTCCATGCCAAAGCAGTATTGTTTGCTACTGGCGGTGCGGGGCGTATTTATGCTTCGTCTACCAACGCGTTTATGAATACCGGAGACGGCTTGGGTATCTGTGCCCGTGCGGGTATTCCTTTGGAAGATATGGAATTTTGGCAGTTTCATCCGACCGGTGTAGCCGGTGCTGGCGTATTGATTACGGAAGGCGTGCGCGGCGAAGGCGGTATTTTACTCAATGCGCAGGGAGAACGCTTTATGGAGCGTTATGCCCCGACTGTGAAAGATTTGGCTTCGCGCGATGTGGTTTCCCGCGCGATGGCAATGGAGATCTACGAGGGACGCGGCTGCGGTAAAAACAAAGACCATGTATTATTGAAAATCGACCATATCGGAGCCGAAAAAATCATGGAAAAACTGCCGGGGATTCGTGAAATTTCCATCCAGTTTGCCGGCATCGACCCGATTAAAGATCCAATTCCGGTTGTACCGACCACCCATTATATGATGGGAGGTATCCCAACCAACTATCACGGTGAAGTCGTTGTGCCGAAAGGCAACAATCTTGAGGAGCCGGTAAAAGGATTGTATGCGGCAGGCGAGTGTGCCTGTGCTTCTGTTCATGGTGCAAACCGGTTGGGTACCAATTCGCTGTTGGATTTGGTTGTATTCGGCAAGTCGGCAGGTGATAGTATGATTGCCTATGTTCAGGAACAGAGCGATTGGAAGCCTTTGCCGGAGGATGCTGGTGAGTTTACCAAGCGCCGTTTGGATCGTTTGAACAACCAAACCGATGGAGAGAAAGTTGATGCTCTGCGTGGCGAGTTGCAACGTACCGTCCAGCTTCATGCCGGCGTGTTCCGTACCGATGCTATTTTAAAAGACGGCGTGGAAAAAGTGCTTAAATTATACGAACGCTCGAAAAATACCGAAATCGGCGATAAAAGTATGGTTTGGAATACTGCACGTATTGAGGCTTTGGAGTTGGACAATCTGATGGAAGTAGCCAAGGCCACGATGATCGCGGCAGAGGCGCGCAAAGAGTCGCGCGGTGCGCACGCATCAGACGATCATCCGGATCGGGATGATGAGAATTGGATGAAACACTCGCTGTTTTATACCGAGGATGACCGTTTGGCTTATAAGCCGGTGCACACGAAGCCCTTGACTGTGGAATATATCAAACCGGCAAAACGCGTTTATTGA
- the sdhC gene encoding succinate dehydrogenase, cytochrome b556 subunit has product MQTKKRPVFLEIPVLVRVLPVPGIVSILHRASGVIMFLMIPVLLMLLDGSLGSGESFVSYKAVASHPLVKLILIGVLWAFLHHLCAGVRFLLLDAHKGLELQTCRKTAKLVLAVSLSMTLVLGVALW; this is encoded by the coding sequence ATGCAGACGAAAAAACGGCCTGTATTCTTGGAGATACCCGTATTGGTTCGCGTGCTGCCGGTGCCGGGTATAGTCTCCATTCTGCATCGCGCCAGCGGTGTGATTATGTTCCTGATGATTCCCGTGTTGCTGATGCTGCTTGACGGCTCGCTCGGCAGTGGAGAATCTTTTGTTTCATATAAGGCAGTAGCCTCCCATCCTTTGGTCAAGCTGATTTTGATCGGTGTATTGTGGGCATTCCTGCACCATCTGTGCGCGGGTGTCCGCTTTCTGTTATTGGATGCGCACAAAGGTTTGGAGTTGCAGACCTGCCGTAAAACCGCCAAGCTGGTTTTGGCTGTTTCGCTTTCGATGACTTTGGTTTTGGGGGTTGCATTATGGTAG
- a CDS encoding protein YgfX — MQPFCVRIRPSLSLAALSLLLHAAAFTICAVWFYGAQRAFGLAALALSLAHSLRAVSGRRNAVEEIHIGTKGHSSLKLKNNAELVPAQLLDDSLVHPYACFLKWRIGERTFRQCIPADAADAESYRRLTVWVRYGQPRKEKQTQ, encoded by the coding sequence ATGCAGCCCTTTTGTGTCCGCATCCGTCCGTCGCTCAGTCTGGCGGCATTGTCGCTGCTGCTCCACGCGGCGGCTTTTACCATTTGCGCCGTATGGTTTTACGGTGCGCAACGAGCTTTCGGCTTAGCTGCGCTGGCCTTGTCGCTGGCACACAGCCTGCGCGCGGTATCCGGCAGGCGCAATGCGGTGGAAGAAATCCACATCGGCACGAAAGGACATTCCTCGCTGAAACTGAAAAACAATGCGGAACTTGTCCCCGCCCAACTGCTCGACGACAGCCTCGTCCATCCTTACGCCTGCTTTTTAAAATGGCGCATCGGCGAACGGACTTTCCGCCAATGTATCCCTGCCGATGCCGCAGATGCCGAATCCTACCGCCGCCTTACCGTTTGGGTGCGCTACGGCCAACCGAGAAAGGAAAAACAAACACAATGA
- a CDS encoding calcium-binding protein, which translates to MKLADTDFFKSGSSLVLQTKNKADSVQIDGFFNGNGIERFRFAGKTVQSTDFAKYTQMADNLVQSMAVFGVQSGAASSPASVSGQPQPPLLAATLL; encoded by the coding sequence TTGAAACTGGCCGATACGGACTTTTTCAAAAGTGGATCAAGTTTGGTTCTGCAAACTAAAAACAAAGCGGATTCGGTGCAGATAGACGGTTTCTTCAACGGCAACGGTATTGAACGCTTCCGATTTGCCGGCAAGACCGTCCAATCGACGGATTTTGCCAAATACACCCAAATGGCGGACAACTTGGTACAGTCGATGGCTGTATTCGGTGTACAGTCGGGTGCGGCATCGTCCCCTGCTTCCGTCTCAGGGCAACCGCAACCGCCTTTGCTGGCCGCAACGCTGCTTTAA
- the mltB gene encoding lytic murein transglycosylase B produces the protein MKNKLTLLSAALILAACSTEQPPAPAGESVAQTVAPQPKMPEFDPSAAPVSQVGFNGNDNVRRFVESEAQNGRYSRNELQTFFNGAVYKSNIISIMNRPGTSRPWYEFQKSNAGSAKISDGRNFYMRHRQVLEQISREYGVPAEVIAAVIGIETNYGRNMGSFRLADSLSTLAFDYPRRAGFFQKELHEMLLMAKEENQDPFWFAGSYAGAMGLPQFMPSSYRKWAVDYDRDGRRDIWGSVPDAAASVANYLKAHGWKTGGRMVVPVLLTPSPQIQAVIDEKTELKHTVGELRAMGVEIQTPIADHERAILYRLEVSPGLYEYYIGLNNFYAVWQYNHSRMYVTAVRDIANGIGADNL, from the coding sequence ATGAAAAACAAACTGACCCTATTGTCCGCCGCCTTGATACTGGCCGCCTGCTCAACCGAACAGCCGCCCGCACCGGCAGGCGAATCCGTCGCCCAAACTGTCGCCCCGCAGCCGAAAATGCCCGAATTCGACCCTTCCGCCGCTCCCGTATCGCAAGTGGGCTTCAACGGCAACGACAACGTGCGGCGGTTCGTCGAAAGCGAAGCACAAAACGGCCGTTACAGCCGCAACGAATTGCAGACGTTTTTCAACGGTGCGGTGTACAAAAGCAACATCATCAGCATCATGAACCGTCCCGGCACTTCCCGCCCGTGGTATGAATTTCAAAAAAGCAATGCCGGCTCGGCCAAAATTTCAGACGGCCGCAACTTCTATATGCGCCACCGCCAGGTTCTTGAACAAATCTCACGCGAGTACGGCGTACCGGCCGAAGTCATCGCCGCCGTTATCGGCATCGAAACCAACTACGGCCGCAACATGGGCAGCTTCCGCCTTGCCGACTCGCTCTCCACCCTTGCCTTCGACTACCCGCGCCGCGCCGGCTTCTTCCAAAAAGAACTGCACGAAATGCTGCTGATGGCCAAAGAAGAAAACCAAGATCCGTTTTGGTTTGCCGGCAGCTACGCCGGCGCAATGGGTCTGCCCCAATTCATGCCGTCCAGCTACCGCAAATGGGCGGTGGACTACGACCGCGACGGCCGCCGCGACATTTGGGGCAGCGTACCCGATGCGGCTGCCTCCGTTGCCAACTACTTAAAAGCGCACGGCTGGAAAACCGGCGGCAGAATGGTTGTCCCCGTCCTGCTCACGCCATCGCCACAGATACAGGCCGTTATCGACGAAAAAACCGAGTTGAAACACACCGTCGGCGAACTGAGGGCAATGGGCGTAGAAATTCAGACACCCATAGCCGACCACGAACGTGCCATCCTCTACCGCCTCGAAGTCTCGCCCGGCCTTTACGAATACTACATCGGCCTCAACAACTTCTACGCCGTTTGGCAGTACAACCACAGCCGCATGTACGTTACCGCCGTGCGCGACATCGCCAACGGCATCGGCGCAGATAATCTGTAA